A stretch of Arthrobacter sunyaminii DNA encodes these proteins:
- a CDS encoding sensor histidine kinase: MSAKPRSLEDTELRRAALRLAVQFTALTVVLLGLAGVLVYGLVSAQTRSAAEQTLISAVESDSPREAPLDVFLAVYDDGRLAVSRNMPSGLPDEEALAEVARTGESRRDTVTAGDRSYEVLTARRGGDVVQAAVDTREATEQLRRLALALVVSVLAAGVAAGALSAWAARAAMRPMAEALALQRRFVADASHELRTPLTLLSMRAQMLRRRLAAETDAPKSIEEAVHAADEVVDDTKVLNGILEDLLMSADPRQSGPLEEVNLVSLARSTVNSLEPAAHRRGLTLELEAPEPQVLVRGGQFALQRVFTALGANALDYARSRVRFSVRKSGGEAVIRVSDDGPGFPPGFSRHAFERFASARDRAEEAPGPRHYGLGLALVAEIAARYGGSVRALPAVNGSGGVLEVRLPAAREHSPF, from the coding sequence GAGCGCGAAACCGCGCAGTTTGGAGGACACTGAACTGCGGCGGGCCGCACTGCGGCTGGCGGTACAGTTCACGGCACTGACCGTGGTGCTGCTGGGTTTGGCCGGCGTTCTCGTGTACGGACTCGTGTCCGCCCAGACCCGGAGCGCTGCGGAGCAAACCCTCATTTCGGCTGTGGAGTCCGACTCTCCGCGGGAAGCTCCGCTGGATGTGTTTTTGGCCGTGTACGACGACGGCCGGTTGGCCGTGTCCCGCAACATGCCCTCGGGTCTGCCGGACGAAGAGGCGCTGGCTGAAGTGGCAAGAACCGGGGAGTCCCGCCGGGACACGGTAACCGCCGGGGACCGCAGCTATGAAGTCCTCACTGCCCGCCGCGGCGGCGATGTGGTGCAGGCTGCCGTCGACACACGGGAGGCCACTGAACAGCTGCGCCGCCTGGCTCTGGCGCTGGTGGTGTCGGTCCTGGCGGCGGGGGTTGCCGCCGGTGCACTTTCGGCCTGGGCGGCACGGGCCGCCATGCGGCCGATGGCCGAAGCCCTGGCCCTGCAGCGGCGCTTTGTCGCCGATGCCAGCCATGAATTGAGGACACCGCTCACACTCCTGAGCATGCGCGCACAGATGCTGCGCCGTCGGCTGGCCGCGGAAACGGATGCGCCGAAGTCCATCGAGGAAGCCGTCCACGCTGCCGACGAGGTGGTGGATGACACCAAGGTGCTTAACGGAATCCTCGAAGATTTGCTGATGTCTGCTGATCCCCGCCAATCGGGACCGTTGGAGGAGGTAAACCTGGTGTCGCTGGCCCGCTCCACCGTCAACTCCCTGGAACCCGCGGCTCATCGGCGGGGATTGACACTGGAACTTGAAGCCCCCGAGCCGCAGGTGCTGGTGCGCGGCGGACAGTTCGCGCTGCAGCGGGTGTTCACTGCGCTCGGCGCCAACGCCTTGGACTATGCCCGTTCACGGGTGCGGTTCTCGGTTCGAAAAAGCGGCGGAGAAGCGGTCATTCGTGTGTCCGACGACGGACCTGGCTTTCCGCCCGGTTTCAGCCGGCACGCCTTCGAACGGTTTGCCTCGGCCCGCGACAGGGCAGAAGAAGCGCCGGGACCACGGCATTACGGTCTGGGACTGGCCCTCGTGGCGGAAATTGCGGCACGGTACGGCGGCAGCGTCCGGGCCCTGCCGGCGGTGAATGGGTCCGGAGGTGTGCTGGAGGTGCGGCTTCCGGCAGCCCGGGAGCATTCCCCGTTCTGA
- a CDS encoding C40 family peptidase, producing the protein MAAIANTASSKARTVGSAAAVMAAGSGLVLSMAGPASAGVIANDSTESYSAPAAVAAPVETPAPAAVSTASTHVVQSGDTLSAISATYGVSLDNVLALNGLSLESIIYPGDVITYAGGAVAEVAEAAYAAPAEAAYAAPAEAAYTAPAEASPAAADFSTFSTPASSVTPAASTGAAVTGTNSIMLNSAYAQMGAAQDCTVLVEVALRAAGHSVGDLAPAQLAAYGTPVSDPQPGDIIYYADGGMGLAHIAIYVGDGQAIHSGWNGNQTVQQSANVGSGAVYYRVA; encoded by the coding sequence TTGGCCGCAATCGCAAACACCGCAAGCAGCAAGGCCCGCACCGTGGGCAGCGCCGCTGCAGTCATGGCGGCAGGCTCCGGCCTGGTGCTGAGCATGGCCGGCCCCGCCTCGGCAGGCGTCATCGCCAACGACTCAACCGAGTCTTACAGCGCTCCTGCGGCTGTCGCCGCACCCGTGGAAACTCCGGCACCCGCCGCAGTCTCCACCGCGTCAACTCACGTTGTCCAGTCGGGCGACACCCTGAGTGCAATTTCAGCCACCTACGGCGTCAGCCTGGACAACGTCCTGGCACTGAACGGCCTTTCGCTGGAATCCATCATCTACCCCGGTGACGTCATCACGTATGCCGGAGGCGCTGTTGCTGAGGTAGCTGAAGCTGCCTACGCCGCACCCGCCGAAGCTGCCTACGCCGCACCGGCTGAGGCCGCCTACACCGCACCGGCTGAAGCCAGCCCGGCCGCAGCCGACTTCAGCACCTTCAGCACCCCGGCGTCCTCCGTGACCCCGGCTGCTTCCACGGGTGCAGCTGTCACCGGCACGAACTCCATCATGCTGAACTCCGCCTACGCCCAGATGGGCGCCGCCCAGGACTGCACCGTCCTGGTGGAGGTTGCCCTCCGGGCAGCCGGCCACTCGGTGGGCGACCTGGCACCGGCACAGCTGGCTGCTTACGGAACCCCGGTTTCTGACCCCCAGCCCGGCGACATCATCTACTACGCCGACGGCGGCATGGGCCTTGCCCACATCGCCATCTACGTTGGTGACGGCCAGGCCATCCACAGCGGATGGAACGGCAACCAGACTGTCCAGCAGAGCGCCAACGTCGGTTCCGGCGCTGTCTACTACCGCGTAGCGTAA
- a CDS encoding response regulator encodes MRLLIAEDDALLRAGLELLLKGEGFEVVGSADNAEDLLAAFEPGSADGAVLDVRMPPSFTNEGLRAALEMRSRVPDFPVLVLSSYVEDRYASRLLASGAQGVGYLLKERVGKVGDFVDGLRRVLAGGTVMDPEVIAQLFSRRGTQDPVRSLTPREFQVLGLVAEGLGNTAIAQAISVSETAVSKHIGNIFAKLGLSPSDSGHRRVLATLAYLRS; translated from the coding sequence ATGCGCCTTCTGATCGCCGAAGATGATGCCCTTCTGCGCGCCGGACTGGAGCTGTTGCTGAAGGGCGAGGGTTTCGAGGTGGTCGGCTCGGCCGACAACGCTGAGGACCTGCTCGCTGCCTTTGAGCCGGGGAGCGCGGACGGGGCGGTCCTCGATGTCCGGATGCCGCCGTCGTTCACTAATGAGGGGCTGCGCGCCGCGCTGGAGATGCGTTCGCGGGTACCGGACTTTCCGGTCCTGGTCCTGTCCTCCTATGTGGAGGACAGATATGCTAGCCGGCTCCTGGCCTCCGGTGCGCAGGGCGTGGGCTACCTGCTGAAGGAACGTGTGGGCAAGGTGGGCGATTTCGTGGACGGCCTGAGGCGTGTCCTGGCCGGCGGAACGGTGATGGACCCGGAAGTCATTGCCCAGCTCTTCAGCCGCCGCGGCACGCAGGACCCGGTGAGGTCGCTGACTCCGCGGGAGTTCCAAGTGCTGGGGCTGGTGGCCGAAGGACTCGGCAACACTGCCATTGCCCAGGCCATTTCCGTTTCCGAAACCGCCGTCAGCAAGCACATCGGCAATATCTTCGCGAAACTCGGTCTTTCTCCGTCCGACAGCGGCCACCGCCGGGTTCTGGCCACATTGGCGTACCTTCGGTCCTAA